The region CACGAACGAGTTCGATCAAGCCTTCTCCTGCATCAGGCTCGTTGCTCCATGCTTTGGCCAGCTTATAGGCGAAGTGCTCTTCTTTGGGAAGCTTCGAGTTATCGCCGTACCATTGGTCGACCGCGCCGAGGGCCCATTGATCGACCTTGGCGAGTGCTTCGCGAACTTTCTCGTCACCACCACGTGCGAGTGCCATCCACTGGTCGTAGCGAGTGATTTCAGGGTGTTCATCTCGCGGCAAGTCGGCTCGGTCGAGATGACATTGCGTGCATGCGTTTGGCGTCCCTAGATTGACAGAGAGATCTGGTCTTGGAATACGAATGCTGTGATCGCGACGTGGATCGACATCCATATAGGTTGTCTCAGGCATGTGGCATTCGACACAGGATGTGCCTGTGGAGCCAGTCTTGTGAAAGTGGTGGGCAGGCGAATCGTACTTGCCGGCAGGGTGTTGATGGCACGAAGTGCACAACTTGTTTCCCTCGAATTTCACTTTCGTGGAATGAGGGTCGTGACAATCTGTGCAGCGAATGCCTTTGTGGAACATCTTGCTTTGAATGAAAGAGCCATAGACGTAATCTTCGTCCATGATCTGACCGTCGCAGTAATACGTGTGCGGCGAGAGAAGCTCGTTGCTGAACTGATCGTAGTAGTCATTGCCGAGCTGAAAATCTGGGCAGACGACTTGTCGGCGCGAGTGACACGTGCCGCAGGTCTCGACTTGATTCAATTGAGCGTCGGTGGATTCTCCTTTGAGCTTTTTTAGCCCGTAACCGAGGTTTCGATCCCAAAATAAGCTAGGAGCCTTGGCAAGCTTCACGTGCGCACTTCCTGGCCCATGGCAGGTTTCGCAGCTAACATCAATTTCGGAGAACGTCGTATGAAACGTGTTCGTCGCCAGATCATGATTCTTCTGAAGGTTGGTTGAGTGGCAATCGGCACAATAGTGGTTCCAGTTCTGGGTCAGTCCTGTCCAGTGAAGCGGATCGTCGACCGCAAGTTTTTCTTTCACATCAGGCGGAGAAAGATAGAACCATTTCTTCTTTTTGGTATCCCACGAAACACGTAGGACCTGAACTCGGCCGATCGATCCCTCTTCCGACCCTGGCGTAGGTGGTTCGATTTCTACCATGTACTGCTGTAGTGGACTGACACCAAAGACATATTTGATCTCGAAGTCCTGCATTTCGCCGTCAGGACCTTCGGTATTAATCATGTACTTTCCGTCCCGACGAAACAGCTTCGAAGTGATGCCATAGTGTTCGATCTCTTGATCGTTGAAGTCTCCTAACACGGTGTCGTCGCTGGCTAAATCCATTGCCTGGTCGTGGTAGGAACCTTCCCATTTTTCATGTTCCGTCTTGTGACATTCGATACATGAATTGGCACCGACGTACGTCAGCTTCGTATCGCTGGGCAGTGCGTAATACCAGTCGGCTGTGACTAGCGAGACAGCCAAAAGAATCAGGATCAGACTTGCCCCGGATAGGAGGATCCAGCGAGGGATCGGCTTGGAAGAGGTAGACGTCTGCTTGCGTTTTTGCTTGCGTGATGCCATGGAGTATGGGGGAAGAGTTATGGATTTGGGATAAGTTAGGCGGGAAACATACTATTATTACGACTGGGCCCCTGGATAGGGAACACACCGATTCCCGTACAACTGCAATTCCCCCAAAACGCCGGCCTGAATGGACCAAAAGGTCGACCTATTCCATCTATACCAATTTCGCACGATTTCCACACGGAGAATACCAAAGTAGATATGCTTCCCCCGTTGACGAACCCAGCGGGAAAACTTAATTTCTAGGGTTTCCATGGCGGCATAGCTCAGTTGGTTAGAGCAGCGGAATCATAATCCGCGTGTCGGGGGTTCGAGTCCCTCTGCCGCTACTTCTAAGCTGTTTCTCAGCATAGGTTTACGTCAAACCGGGCGGAATTCAATTCGTCCGGGTTTTTCGTGCTAGGAACCCGAATAGGTCCTAAGGTGATCCCGAAGCGACTCTTTATTGCTCCTAGCTACATAGCTGACGGCAACGAAGAAGATAACTCTTAGATTTTCTTAAGCCTATTAGGCTTCCGGAAAGCTTCATCTTATCGTTGAATTTGCTTGAGCCGACGCTTGATCACTTTTCCGAGTAGATCTTTTTTGGGGAGTGTTATCTCGTTCTGCGTTCGGTAGCAAACCCAAGGTCACAGGTAAGTGTGGCAGCCGGAAGTTACGGCGGAAGGTGATGTTTGGCAAAGTCACTTTTACTCTGCAGAAATCGACTCGCCCGTTTGCTCTTTGACTTCCATCTGGATTCTCTCGATCATTATTTGCTTCTGTCTTCTGGGAATCGCTCGATCCTTTTTGATGCGTTCGATGGCGTTCTGGCCTTCTTGAACCGCCTCTTGGTCAATTGCTTGGATAGCCTCTTGGTCTGTACAACCTGTGATGCTGAAAGAGCCAGCGAGGATAAGAGCGATAGTTACCAAGGATGCCATAAGGCTTTTAACGATTGGCGTCACGGGATCCTCTCATTTTTGAAATGAAACTGAATGGGAAAAAGTAACCGGTGGAATGGTCAATACATCGTGTCTTCTTAGAAATCACCAAGAACCATGCCGTCGTTTCGTCCTCCGAGCGCCCACCAGGTTCGAAGGTCAATCGTTTCCGTTGCAAAGCGAACCGAGCCATCCCCCAACAGGCAGTTCACCCCACCAGTATGCATGCTGCTGGGAGACGTCCCACGATCGCCATCGTAGTAGCCAGGTCCTCCGTAGGCAGAACCGAACAAGCAGGACCGCGAATTAGGCGGCATTAAACTGGTAAACGTTTGATTGCATGTCGGAAATGCGTCGTACCAATTTGTGCCCAGTCCTTTGGTAGATGTGGAGTCGCGATTTGTAAGCGAATAGCAGAGGTCAACCAACTCAGGCATCGATTTACCGATGGCATCGTTGTGGCTCGTAGAAAACACTGCCCGGTCGTCGGCAACGGTAGCCACATCGGCCGTCACACCGGAGTGCTTCAAACGTTCACTGTAAGCGATCGTATTGGAAAGGCCGTCGGTCACATCGCGAAAGCGGACAATGGTTCCGTCCTCTGGTACGGACGCCATTCCATTCATCGGAGAGAGATTGACGTAAATCCCATCGACTCTCGTGAGGTCCGGAACAGGAAATGCACCATCAGGGCCTGTCGAAAGCCGAGGCCAGCCCACGTTAATAACGTAGGAGCTATCTGCCCTGGCACTCGTGTGTTCGACTGAGTCGGAAGGGCAGACATAAATAGGTAGGGGAACGAGGTATAGCGGCTGATTCACAGTTGCCCAACTGAATACCGAAAAATCAAGCTCGTCATGAATGGCGGACTGCTCAATAAACGGCAAGAGAAACGCCAAATTGTTGAATTCGCCAGGTTCGAGGACCATTTGAAGCGGAGTAACGCCGTGTGTGCTTTCATAGTTATGCACCGCCAAGCCAATCTGCTTCATGTTGTTGATGCACTGCATACGCCGAGCTGCTTCTCGAGCCTGCTGTACCGCAGGAAGTAAAAGTCCAATCAAGATTCCAATGATGGCGATCACAACCAATAGCTCAACCAATGTAAATCCCTGCTTGTGATTCGGACGCTTTGTCACGTTGTTAAGCCTTGTCTTTAAGAATCGAAGGCTGCAAGTACGTCAGGAATACCGCCCATTGATGCTGCTTCCCGCCGGCATGCAGAGTTAAGCCAATTCAGTGCGAGTCTATTGGTAGTGCAGGAAAGTTGCAAGTGGGAGACGTGTGTGAAAGAGTGGGGTTATCAGGCTAGAGTGTCAGAAAAAAATTGTAGTATGGGTCATCAAATAGTATGTGGGTGGCAACGCTTGGAAAGGAATGTTGGCAACAGACGCGTAAGCTGTGGCTTAATGCCGCGCTAATGACTTTAGTTAGCTGCGTCTGCGCTTTCTTTTGGTAAGGTGCCAGCACTTACAAAGAATTGGCTAATCGCCAAAGCACACTTCAGCAAGCATCTCGAAAAGATTAGTTAGAGCAGGACACCCGGAGCGATCACATGGCGACTCACCACGGAACGAATGTCCACGAAGTGATCTCTCTAACGTTCGCATTTGATCAGGGTGTCGATCCTTATCTCGGGACGGCTGTTCGGCTTGAATCGCATAAGCAGCATCCGATGACGGAACCATTGATCATGGAAGCTACCGACCCTTTTCGGTTTAACGCTTCAAGTCTTGCTTTGCCCATTCAATAAGTCTTTCCATCCTGATGATATTGCCGTTTTGCTAGTGCGTTAGAAGAAAGGATCGGGTACGCGACTTGGAGTCATGAAGCATCGTGTTCTCGTTGAGACGCTTCAAACGCATAGCCTGGGGCAGGTAGACTTGGATCAAATTTACCCGCAGCACATGCACGATTAATTTGTTGTGCAATGAGGTTTCTCGTGCGAGTTTGTTCGCGAGCTTCAAGGCGGTGACCTAGATTCGGCGCGATGTCGCCTGCTGATGCGGTCTACCCTAAATCTTTGCAGCGGCAAGAACTTTGTTTTCTCGGAGAACTCGCCAATAAGAGATGGGCGTAAGAACAGAAAACGCGATGATGGCGGTCCAGGGGGCTTGGAGAATCAATGGACCGCCCACCGCAATGGCAAGCATGCCAATTTCGGAGGGGTGCCGCATAAAACGGTAAATCCCCTTGGT is a window of Bremerella sp. TYQ1 DNA encoding:
- a CDS encoding ammonia-forming cytochrome c nitrite reductase subunit c552: MASRKQKRKQTSTSSKPIPRWILLSGASLILILLAVSLVTADWYYALPSDTKLTYVGANSCIECHKTEHEKWEGSYHDQAMDLASDDTVLGDFNDQEIEHYGITSKLFRRDGKYMINTEGPDGEMQDFEIKYVFGVSPLQQYMVEIEPPTPGSEEGSIGRVQVLRVSWDTKKKKWFYLSPPDVKEKLAVDDPLHWTGLTQNWNHYCADCHSTNLQKNHDLATNTFHTTFSEIDVSCETCHGPGSAHVKLAKAPSLFWDRNLGYGLKKLKGESTDAQLNQVETCGTCHSRRQVVCPDFQLGNDYYDQFSNELLSPHTYYCDGQIMDEDYVYGSFIQSKMFHKGIRCTDCHDPHSTKVKFEGNKLCTSCHQHPAGKYDSPAHHFHKTGSTGTSCVECHMPETTYMDVDPRRDHSIRIPRPDLSVNLGTPNACTQCHLDRADLPRDEHPEITRYDQWMALARGGDEKVREALAKVDQWALGAVDQWYGDNSKLPKEEHFAYKLAKAWSNEPDAGEGLIELVRDVQQPGIVRASGMMYLANYLNEDGVRTALRYLSDDDPQVRIAAIETLRDLPPVTPDIQGQVLDALMNRLTDEDRAVRTEAAWSLANQDAQALELRGKNQAFQSALAEAIKQLERDSDQPSAHLSLGVLYERMGDVNKAEKAYRTAIRIGPNFTGPRSNLVSLLEQRQKVEEQRMRQLVVQGNRAAAEAMTSDLAKRAVEIARFRLEELDNLKRDVSQQPDFAPLQYQFGSALYLAARNTSPENAEPFYNDALDAYRKAKELQPNSVQYAYMYALIAQYLERWDEADQAVADLLEMEPGNADFLGLKQQIDARYSPRREQEQQR
- a CDS encoding DUF1559 domain-containing protein, whose protein sequence is MTKRPNHKQGFTLVELLVVIAIIGILIGLLLPAVQQAREAARRMQCINNMKQIGLAVHNYESTHGVTPLQMVLEPGEFNNLAFLLPFIEQSAIHDELDFSVFSWATVNQPLYLVPLPIYVCPSDSVEHTSARADSSYVINVGWPRLSTGPDGAFPVPDLTRVDGIYVNLSPMNGMASVPEDGTIVRFRDVTDGLSNTIAYSERLKHSGVTADVATVADDRAVFSTSHNDAIGKSMPELVDLCYSLTNRDSTSTKGLGTNWYDAFPTCNQTFTSLMPPNSRSCLFGSAYGGPGYYDGDRGTSPSSMHTGGVNCLLGDGSVRFATETIDLRTWWALGGRNDGMVLGDF